The proteins below come from a single Miscanthus floridulus cultivar M001 chromosome 1, ASM1932011v1, whole genome shotgun sequence genomic window:
- the LOC136546025 gene encoding neutral/alkaline invertase 1, mitochondrial-like, with amino-acid sequence MAAAAICHLRRGAQRHAVLCISLSRRRFSSSSAVAAASPLAAAARRLLSTTVDSATSTSGEHYKPPPFDPFRAATLSPSALPLESPPSSPPLQDEAAASVAAHEQATLACQEVELEGLKAGVEAVKSREESPEEKEAWWLLSRAVVNYCGSAVGTVAANDPSTSQMLNYDQVFIRDFVPSAIAFLLKGESDIVKNFLLHTLQLQSWEKTVDCYSPGQGLMPASFKVRSVPLDGNSEAFEEVLDPDFGESAIGRVAPVDSGLWWIILLRAYGKITGDYALQERVDVQTGIRLILNLCLSDGFDMFPTLLVTDGSCMIDRRMGIHGHPLEIQALFYSALRCAREMIGVTDGSKNLIRAINNRLSALSFHIREYYWVDMKKINEIYRYKTEEYSHDAINKFNIYPEQIPSWLADWIPVKGGYLIGNLQPAHMDFRFFSLGNLWAIVSSLATQRQAEGILNLIEAKWDDIVANMPLKICYPALEYEEWRIITGSDPKNTPWSYHNGGSWPTLLWQFTLACIKMGRRDLARRAVEVAEKRLSDDKWPEYYDTRTGRFIGKQSRLYQTWTIAGYLSSKMLLDCPEMASILICDEDFELLEGCACSLNKNARTKCSRRAAKSQVLV; translated from the exons ATGGCGGCCGCCGCCATCTGTCACCTCCGCCGCGGCGCGCAGCGCCACGCTGTGCTATGCATCTCGCTGTCGCGccgccgcttctcctcctcctccgccgtggCCGCGGCCTCCCCGCTCGCTGCGGCCGCGCGCCGCCTCCTCTCCACGACGGTGGACTCCGCCACGTCCACGTCGGGGGAGCACTACAAGCCGCCGCCCTTCGACCCCTTCCGCGCCGCCACCCTATCGCCCTCGGCTCTGCCGCTAGAGTCGCCCCCGAGCAGCCCACCGCTGCAGGATGAGGCGGCCGCGTCCGTGGCGGCGCACGAGCAGGCGACGCTGGCGTGCCAAGAGGTGGAATTGGAGGGCCTCAAGGCGGGGGTGGAGGCGGTAAAGAGCAGGGAGGAGTCGCCGGAGGAGAAGGAAGCGTGGTGGCTGCTCAGCCGCGCGGTCGTCAACTACTGCGGCAGCGCCGTCGGGACAGTAGCCGCGAACGATCCATCCACCAGCCAGATGCTCAATTATGACCAGGTGTTCATCAGGGACTTCGTGCCGTCGGCCATCGCGTTCCTCCTCAAGGGCGAGAGCGATATTGTGAAGAACTTCCTGCTCCACACGTTGCAGCTCCAG AGTTGGGAGAAGACCGTGGATTGCTATAGTCCTGGTCAGGGGTTGATGCCTGCTAGTTTCAAAGTTAGATCTGTGCCTTTGGATGGAAATAGTGAAGCATTTGAGGAGGTCCTTGACCCAGATTTTGGAGAGTCAGCCATTGGACGTGTAGCACCTGTTGACTCTG GTCTTTGGTGGATAATCCTTTTAAGGGCATATGGAAAAATTACTGGAGACTACGCTCTACAAGAAAGGGTTGATGTGCAGACAGGCATCAGGCTAATACTGAATTTGTGCTTGTCTGATGGATTTGACATGTTTCCTACATTGCTTGTAACTGATGGATCATGTATGATTGATCGGCGGATGGGAATCCATGGTCATCCTCTTGAGATCCAG GCTCTGTTCTATTCTGCTTTACGCTGTGCCCGAGAAATGATTGGTGTAACCGATGGATCCAAGAACTTGATCCGTGCTATTAACAATAGGCTCAGTGCTCTGTCATTTCACATCAGAGAGTATTATTGGGTTGATATGAAGAAGATAAATGAGATTTATCGCTATAAGACTgaggagtactcccatgatgctATTAACAAATTCAACATCTACCCGGAGCAAATTCCGTCTTGGCTTGCAGACTGGATTCCTGTGAAAGGTGGTTACCTTATAGGCAATCTGCAGCCAGCTCACATGGATTTCAGGTTTTTCTCCCTAGGGAATCTGTGGGCGATTGTCTCATCTCTTGCTACTCAAAGGCAAGCAGAGGGCATTCTGAACCTTATTGAAGCCAAATGGGATGACATAGTAGCCAACATGCCTCTCAAAATATGCTACCCCGCCCTAGAGTATGAGGAATGGCGTATCATCACCGGCAGTGATCCCAAAAACAC GCCCTGGTCGTATCATAATGGTGGATCTTGGCCTACATTGTTATGGCAG TTCACCTTAGCCTGTATCAAGATGGGTAGGCGTGACTTGGCACGGAGGGCAGTTGAGGTGGCAGAAAAGAGGCTCTCAGATGACAAGTGGCCAGAGTATTATGACACCAGGACAGGAAGGTTCATTGGGAAACAATCGCGGCTATATCAAACTTGGACCATTGCCGGATATCTTAGCTCTAAGATGCTATTGGACTGTCCGGAGATGGCATCCATACTAATATGCGATGAAGACTTCGAGCTGCTGGAAGGGTGTGCTTGCAGCTTGAATAAGAATGCTCGCACCAAATGCTCACGTCGTGCGGCCAAGTCGCAGGTCCTTGTGTAG